In Sphingobacterium sp. R2, the genomic stretch TAACTTCGATGATGCGATTGCTTTTCTCTTCGATGATGCCTCGCATGACCTGGGCTCCATATAGAAATAATGATAGATAGACTAAGATAGCCAAAGCAACGCCCAGACCCATCGCGATGGCGGTATTGCTGTTCTTTTCTTCACCGTCGGCTGTTATTTCTTTGGCATCAATGGCCACTTTAGGTTTAATCGATTGGATGATGTTTAGGTCGATACCCCTGGCTTTATATTCCTTTTCACGGATGATTTCTTCCAGTTGCTCAGTAATGATCTCCTGTGTGACAAAACTGGTCTTTCCGCTCGTAATAAGCTCCGCTTTTTGGCTGGATAAAATGTCTTTGGGAATATAAAGAATCGACTGTTTTGCTTCACTTTTGGCAAGCTGCGCTTTTTGTGCTTGGAGACTGAGTGTGCTAACTGTATAACTTACATTTTTATTATTTTGGAGTTTGCTTGCAAAGTCGCCTTGTTCATCTAAGACAAAGACTTCGCTGTGCGAATCTTTAAAGCTCTTTTTGGTGAGATAAAACATGCCTGCATATAGGGCGAAGAAAAATAGTGGCACGGCAAAGGTCATGACAATAAAGGATTTTTTCTTGACTCTAGACAGGTACTCTCTTTGGATAATTAGTAGTATTTTATGCATGATTGTTGACTATTGGTGAGGCTTGGGTAACTTTTTGAATAAAAATATCGGCCATGGAGGGGACGATTTCGATGAGTTGATTGAGCTGTATACGGGGTATTAAATGCATTAACACTTCATTGATATGAATATTGTTATTTAACTGAATTGTAGTGGTATATGTTTTGTCGATCATTTTTGTGTCAATGACTTCAAACTGGGGGTTATGGGACAGAAGAAAATTATCTTCGGCTGTTGTATATTCTAGTTTATAGGTGTGATTACGGTATTCTTTTTTAATGGTTTGCACAGCACCATCCAATATTTTTTTTGATCGGTTGATCAGGGCTATATTATCACAGAGTTCTTCTACGGTTTCCATTCGGTGCGTGGAGAAGATGATGGTTGCACCTTCTTGATTCAAACGGAGTATCTGTTCTTTTATGATATTGGCATTGACCGGGTCGAATCCCGAAAAGGGTTCATCCAGGATGATCAATTGTGGTTGATGGATGACTGTAGCAACAAATTGTACTTTCTGCTGCATTCCCTTGCTGAGATCTTCTATTTTTTTGTCCCACCAGGAGGTGATGTCCAAACGTTCGCACCAATTTTGAATGCGCAGCAGTGCTTCTTTTTTTGAAAGTCCTTTCAGTTGTGCCAAATACAGCATTTGATCGCCAATTTTCATTTTTTTGTATAACCCGCGCTCTTCTGGTAAATAACCGATTTGTGCAATATGCTTAGGGCCCAAAATCTCGCCATTAAACAATATTTCACCCGAATCGGGGGCTGTAATTTGGTTTATAATACGGATTAGTGAAGTTTTTCCGGCACCGTTCGGCCCCAGTAGTCCAAAAATTTTTCCCTTGGGAATTTGAATGGAAACATCGTCCAATGCGCGGTGATTGGCGTAATCTTTGGTGACATGATTGATTTCGAGTAACATGTATTGAAGGTTTAATTTTAATTCTTACGTTAAGTTTGATAAAGCTTGCTATCGCTTAATGACTGATTGCTATTGATAGGTTAGTATCATTTTCCGCTGAATTGTTACAGCACTGTAGAAAAATTTGTTTTGAGCGTTTTTTTAATCTTACACGTATACCGGCTTCTTGTATTGGCACGATGGTAAATATTGCGCTTGCGATGTGACTGCTTTGGCAGTGGCGTAGTCATTTAGACAGTTGCTTGAGTGGAAAGTTAGAAATAATTGCGCACATTTTGTTCCTCATCTTACAAAATGGGAAATAAAGCTTTTTTATGGGATAGAAGCTGTACAAATCTTGTCAAAGGGATTGATTTAACGTACCTTTGCTCCATGGAAGTGAAAAAAGCCGAATTCGTGTGTAGTAACACGAGAGTTGACAAATTACCAGCACCAACTTTGCCGGAGTATGCTTTTATCGGACGTTCGAATGTCGGTAAATCATCATTGATTAATGCGATGACCAACAAAAAAGGACTTGCCAAAACCTCTCAAAAGCCAGGTAAGACCCAGTTGATCAATCATTTTATCATCGACGACACGTGGTATCTGGTGGATTTGCCAGGATATGGTTTTGCCAAAGCCTCAAAGACGAGTCGTAATGAATGGGAAAAGTTCATCCGCAGATACTTAACTCATCGGGATAATTTGCAATGCGTTTTCGTGTTGGTGGATAGCCGGCATGAACCACAAAAGATCGACCTGGATTTCTGCTATTGGCTTGGAGAATGCGGGTTGCCTTTTATGTTGGTTTTCACCAAGGCCGACAAGCAATCGGCAGTGAAATCCGATGCTAATGTTGCGAAGTTTAAAAAATCATTGCTACAATGGTTTGAGGAGGTCCCACAGATTTTCCTGACCTCGGCGGAAAAGAAAATAGGACATGAGCCTATTTTGGACGCTATTGCTGAAGTTAATAGCCGATTTGTTCCTCCTGAGCTGGATGGAAACGGACAGTTCCAGCCTAGATTTTAAGTTCGGATGAAAAAATATTTGTCTTTAGTTTTATTCGCCCACAGTGTATTTGCATTGCCATTTGCCTTTATCGGCTTTTTTTTGGCACTGCATACAACGGAATATGCCTTTTCGTGGAAATTATTAGTACTGATGCTTGTATGCATGGTAACGGCTCGTAATGCCGCTATGGCGTTCAATCGCTATCTGGATAGAGATATTGATGCGATAAATCCAAGGACGGCCATGCGTGATATTCCTTCAGGAAAGATTTCAGCGAATAATGCGCTGGTCTTTACACTTGTAAATTGCCTCATTTTTATAGGGGCGACGTATTTTATTAATTCTCTCTGTTTTATGCTGTCGCCAGTAGCGCTTTTTGTGGTACTTTTCTATTCTTACACGAAGCGTATAACACCGTTATGTCACCTTGTGTTGGGGGCTGGGCTGGGATTGGCGCCAATAGGCGCCTATATGGTGATTACCGGGCAGTTTGCAACAGTGCCAGTGCTTTATGGCTTTGCCGTGCTGACCTGGGTAAGTGGATTTGATATTATATATGCACTGCAGGATGAAGTGTTTGATCGGGAAAACCAGCTCAATTCTATACCGGTTTGGTTAGGGACGAAAGGTGCCATGCGCGTTTCGGAATGCCTACATGTGTTTTCTTTTATTTTTATTTTAATACCCGCATTTCTGATGCCGGTGGGCTGGATTTATTATTTAGGGGTGGTCTTTTACGGTGCCTTGCTGATTTACCAGCATACCCTGTTTTCATCGACTAATTTAAGTCGGGTTAATCGGGACTTTATGACAACCAATGGTTATGCCTCCGTGATTTTTGCGGTTTTCTATCTCTTGGATATCTGGCTGATCAAATAAACGTTTTAGCAAAAATAATAAAGGCTTTAGGAATTCCTAAAGCCTTTATTATTTTTGCGTCTAAACCAACACACATGATATGAAGAAAAGTATTCTTTTTGCCGCGATTTTAGGTATTTCATTAACATCACGGGCACAAAAGCGGCCGACTTATGTGATTCAATATAACCAAAGTTTCAATGGAAATGCAGCTGCCCATCAGAATGCCATTCTGGTTTATGCAAACGAGAAAGAGACGTTCGTCAGTTCAGAGAAAGAAATGCAGGGACTGTTGCAAGCACCCTACGAACGGGTTGTCGTGGATCGTTCCGGAGGTAATGCCTTACTTAAAATTGCTAAACTCAAAGACGGGTCAATCATTTTAACCAAAGATTCACTCGCGCTTTCGAAGCAAAAATTTAACACGACAGACGTGACTAAAACGATCTTGGGCTATCCGTGCAAAAAAGTTGAGACCAGCATCAATTCCAATAAAATAGAAGTTTGGTACACGGATAAATTAGGGGTAAAGGGTGCGCCGACGGAACTTGGTCAGAACCTTGGTTTGGTACTTGAGGTAATCCGTAATGGGAATACACGGACTTTTGCCACCAGAGTTGAAAAAGTAAAGACGATACCGGATCAACTGCGGCTAAAAGGAAATGAAAAATTGTACGATGAACTCGCTTATAAAGATCTGATCTGGAAGAATCGTTTTGTCCAAATACCTGTTTTTCGGAAGGAACGCATACGTTTTTCAGATGATGTAAAGTCGGATTCTATTTTGCGTTTTGCCAATGGAACTGTGTTGGTGAAAAAGGTGAGAATCCCAAAAATAAAGACCAGTGACAATGTATTTGTGCAGTTGGTGGAACAATCAAAAGGTGATGCCTATGATCGCACCGGTTCAGTTTTTATCATCCCGACCAATAAAGCGCAGAGCTTTTTGGATGGGATGAAAAATGGCGTGGGCACCCTGCCGAAGTATGAGAATGGAAATGGTAAAGCTTATCAAGGTGTTGTGAAAACAGCTTCGTTTGAACCCATTGTGGAATTGATGCGTTTCTTTACACCCTTTGGTGTTAAGCAATTTAACTATCTTCAGTTAAAGGATAAGGTTTGGCAGGACTCGGTGCTGTACCGTCAAGATGTATCTGAATTAGCAGGTATGCTAAGCGGACAGGAGGTTTATGTGGGGGCCTTTATTGGTAACTATGATAAAGAGGGACATGAAGTGAGCGTTGAGTTGACGATACATCCTGGCTTCGATGCTGCGTCACAGGGCAATCTGAAAAAGACGATGTCTTTATTTACGACGACCAATGTCATGGAAATGGGAGGTCAGGAGTATGGATCTATGTTCGATGAGGAGAAGGGCTTGAGAGTATCCTTTCATTTGGACCAAGACGCTAAAAATGTGCAATTACGCTATATTACCACTGGTCATGGGGGCTGGGGTAACGGTGATGAATTTGTGCCTAAGGAAAACCGTATTTTCCTCAACGATTCGCTGCTTTTTAAATATACACCTTGGCGCAACGATTGCGGGTCTTATCGATTGTTTAATCCAGCTTCAGGCAATTTTGCTTCCGGCTTGTCTTCCTCTGATCTGAGCCGTTCCAATTGGTGTCCGGGTACCTTAACGCCACCCATTTACATCGACTTGGGCGATTTAAAAGCGGGCGACCACACGATGCAGGTACAGATTCCACAAGGAGCTCCTGAAGGAACGAGTTTTAGTAGCTGGAATGTAACGGGTACTTTGTTATTCGATTAATGATTTTTTCATCGCTGTCATGTGCCATCGTATGGGGATACATGACAGCGATATTCCCTCATTTTTATTACAAGGATTAAAGAGGATAAGCGGTCTCGCTTTTAGTTTCCGATAATACAAAGTAGGTCTGTACGGTGTTCACTTGAGGTAATACCGCCAGACGATGTCGCAAAAAAATATGGTAGGCATCCATATCTTTGGTGGCGATACGCAACATAAAGTCGTAAGAACCCGCCATTTGGTAGCATTCCATCACCTCGGGAAATTTAGCTACTTCTTTTTCGAATTCATTCAACACTTCAAATGTATGTGCTTTAAGAAAGACCTGAGAAAATGAAATCAGCCCAATACCAATCTTATGACGGTCTAAAATAGCGACCGTTTTTTTAATATAGCCTAAACGCTTAAGTTTTCGAACGCGTTCGTGAACGGCTGCGATAGATTTATTGAGTTCAAAAGATAGCGCTTTGTTGCTCAGTGATGCATCCTGTTGTAGAAGACGTAATAATTTTACATCGATTTCATCTAATTCCATAATCTGAATATTTTCGGTACTGCTGTAAAAATACACTATTGTTCTGTATTATTTACTGTTCTTAATGTAGTTTTACTTAATTTTTATCGAAATTAAAGTTATATATTGAATATTATCTTGTCAATAGTCAATTTTGCAACACAATAATCATTTATTAAAAATGGCTGAACAAGAATTATTAAGCGCGTGTTTGTCGCCTACGTTGGACAGGAGATTCAAACATCTGTGGAGATTGGTAGGTAATACGCCTATGTTGGAATTGCAGTATACTTATGGCGGTAAACCAGGGCGAATTTTCGTAAAATGTGAAAACTACAATCTAACGGGCAGCATAAAGGATAGGATGGCGCTGTATATTTTGTATAAAGCGTATATGAATTGTCAAATCCGCCCCAGTGATGTGGTGATTGAAGCGACAAGTGGGAACACCGGGATTGCGTTTTCAGCAATCGGTAAGGCGCTTGGTCATCAAGTAAAGATTATTATGCCAAACTGGCTGAGTAAGGAGCGTACTGATATTATCCGCAGTATGGGTTCCGATATTCAATTGATAAGCAAAGAAGAAGGAGGCTTTTTAGGTAGTATCCGTTTAAGTGAGGAGCTTGCTTCAAAAGGTGGAGTTTTTCTGCCAAGACAATTCGAAAATCAATATAATGCTGAGGCGCATGAGAAAACCACAGGTTACGAGATTGTGAAGCAGCTGGAAGAGCAAGGCTTGGTGGCGGATGCTTTCGTTGCTGGTGTAGGAACGGGTGGTACGGTTATGGGGGTAGGCCGTAGCTTAAGAAAGGTCAATCCAAATGTCCGCGTTCATCCATTGGAGCCCGCAGAAAGTCCGACATTAACCACAGGGCATAAGGTTGGATCGCACCGTATCCAGGGAATTTCGGATGAGTTTATCCCAGCGATTGTGGATCTAAATGAACTTGATGCTGTTGTTTGTGCCAACGATGGCGATGCCATTATCATGGCGCAGAAGTTATCGCGCCAATTGGGACTGGCTGTTGGAATCTCCTCAGGTGCAAATGTGATCGGAGCGATTAAATTACAGCGTGAGCTGGGCGATGAAGCAGTTGTCGTGACCCTGCTATGTGATGACAATAAAAAATATCTCAGTACTGATTTAGTGAAAGAGGAACCTGTAAAAGATGGATACCTTTCTACGGATATAGATTTTTCAGGTTTTCAACCAATCTGCAGATTGCCAAATCCAGTATTTGGTGCTTAAAAAAAGATTTAGTTTCATATGTTTATAGTTAACTCGGGGAGTCTCTAGCTCCTCGGGTTTCATTGCTGAAAAACCAATTTAATACCTAAGAATAATACAACATGAAAGTCAATTTCAAACTATTTATCCTCTTGTTGTTCCTGATTGTGCCGCTTGGTATGTTTGCACAGTCTGACACAACAAATTCGATGGAAGGAATCGAATTTACGGACGGCAGCATAAGTCCCGACTCATTATCTTTTGAAGAATCCCCGGATACTGCTTCAGTCCAGGCAGATGCAAATAAGCCGACCACAATGGAGGATGCAGCAGCGGCCAAGCCCGCTGCCGAAGGCAAAAAGTCGTTGTGGAGTATTTTCATAGCGGGACTAGTAGGCGGTTTTGCGGCGTTATTGATGCCGTGTATTTTTCCTATGCTGCCTTTGACAGTGAGTTATTTTACCAAACAGTCGGGAAGTCGTGCAAATGGGATCAGTAAAGCCCTATTATACGGTTTGTTTATTATAGTGATCTATGTGGCTTTGGGGATGCTCATCACGATCTCATTTGGCTCAGATGCCCTCAATGCGCTTTCGACCGACGGTATCTTCAATTTCATCTTCTTTGTACTATTGGTAGGGTTTGCGGCTTCTTTTTTTGGCGCATTTGAAATTACATTACCAAGTTCGTTTGTCAATAAAATGGATGCAAAATCAGACAAAGGTGGTTTAGTGGGCTTATTCTTTATGGCTTTCAGCTTGTCTCTGGTCTCATTTTCCTGTACAGGACCGATTATAGGCACCCTGCTGGTGGAGGCCGCCTCGAAGGGCGAAAGGCTAGGACCAGCGATTGGTATGCTGGGATTCTCTATTGCCTTGGCGATTCCGTTTGGTTTGTTCGCCATGTTTCCTTCTATGCTTAAATCCTTACCGAAATCGGGTGGTTGGTTGAACAGTGTAAAAGTGGTGCTGGGGTTTTTGGAACTCGCTTTAGCGTTAAAATTTTTATCCAATGTCGATTTAGCTTACCACTGGAATTGGTTGGATAGAGAGGTGTTTCTGTCGCTCTGGATTGCTATCTTTGCGCTGATGGGCTTATATTTAATTGGTAAGATCAAATTCTCCCACGACAGTGATCTGAAATTCCTATCAGTTCCGCGGACTATTTTGGCTATTGTTGTATTTTCTTTTGTGGTGTATATGGTGCCAGGTTTGTGGGGTGCGCCTTTAAAATCGATTTCTGCTTTTTTACCACCATCGGCGACACAAGACTTTGATTTGTCTTCTGGTGTAAGCACGACGGCTGCGCATTCGGACGGGAAAATTAAAAAATACGCTGAAATCTTTCATGAGCGGGGGACCCCGAAGGGCTTTGATCCGTATTATGATTATGAACAGGCATTAGCGACGGCTAAAGAATTAAATAAGCCGGTATTAATTGATTTTACGGGTTGGAACTGTGTCAATTGTCGTAAAATGGAAGCGAATGTTTGGACGGACAAAGCGGTGGCCAAATTGTTGAAGGAAGAGTTTGTTATGGCCGAACTTTTCGTTGACGATAAAACAGCATTGGCTACAAACGAACAATTTGTTTCGAAATACAGTGGTAAAAAAATTAATACCATTGGTAAGAAGAACAGCGATTTTCAAGCAGCTACATTCGATAGCAATTCGCAACCGCTGTATGTAATTGTCGATCCAACGGGCAAAAAGCTGGTGCCTCAAAGTGGAGCCAACTATGATGTAGAGGAGTATAAAGCTTTCCTTCAAGGTGGCTTAGATGCCTTTAAACAAAAAAACTAACCCTCGTCATATTCTAATTTTATCCTCCTTGTTGTCACAGACAAGGGGGATTTTTTATTGTTAGTGTTGATTAAAAAGTGGCTGGTTAGGGGCTATTTCGGAATGTGAACAGTAGAATAGGTATGCGGTATTGGAATACGTTACCGAGCGGGTACCAATCTTCACCCCGTCGTTTATAGAGAAATGGGGCGGTTCTGCTAGGTTTAGGTGATGTAATCTTTGGTCAAAAAAAGAAGCCTTGTCCATGCAAATGGATAAGGCTTCTTTGTGTACGATAGATTATGTAAACTATTAGAAGTCAAATCTGACACGAGCACGGATTCCCCAAGCAGGTGCATCGACGTGATCAAGATAATTAAGCCGTTTTACGTAGTCTACGCGCAATATTTTGAAAATGTTGGAAAGACCGATACTGGCTTCCATATAAGGTTGTGATCCGAAGGTGTAAGAGCTTTGTACACCATCCGAATTGTGCTGCCAGGTAAATACTTTTGAACCATAATTAGGGTCGTCAGGATTGTTTTCTTTGCGCAATCCGCCATATACCCCCTTGAAACTGAATACCTCGCGTAATTTAAGTCTTTTGATCAACGGAATCTTATTCAAAAGAAAACCATTCATGTAGTACTGTACATTTAATGATGCGTTATGGTCACTGACAAACTCAAGGAAGTTCATCAGGTTATACGAATTCAATTGATAGGCATAAGTCTGGTTGGCGCGGTGAATTGTTAAGAAAGGGAATGGAATTTCTTTTCCTGCGATATAATTCCCCTCAGCTGTGACGTCTGCAAATCCAAACTGACTAAAATAGAAGCGCTTGAATGCGCTTACATTGAAGTTGTGGTAATTATACTCACCTTTAGCCAGGCCTTTAATTCCCGCGGTATAGTTGAATGTAAAGATCGGGTATTGATTGAAAATAGGTGTTCTATAAATCTTTCCTTGATAAAACTCTTCGTGAGGGGCATATCTGAAATTAACGGACAATTCTGTTGAATTCAATTCGTTAAATAATCTGCTCTCGTTATTGGCATCAATCATTTGGTAGGTTAAGCTTCCGGCTGGCGTTTGTCTGTTAATATTGAAAGCCGCTCCAACTGCCACGTGATTTAAAAATTCTTTTTTGTACTCTAAACCATAATTTGTCTCATAGATATATCGATCATTATCCCCGCGTTTGAAAGAGAGCAAAAAGTTGTCTTCTTGAATAAACTCGAGCTTTTGCCCAGGGATTTTGGTGTCTTTTTTATAAGATGCCCTGATGTAGTGCATAGGAAAAGAGTAGACAGATTTGTTATTGAACGCATAGGTTCCACTGAAAAAATATTTCCATTTCTGGTCTTTAAACCCATAAGCAGCATAAGTTTCCGCATAGAAACGCTTGCTTAGCGATTCTGTGGTACGGCCACCGATACGCAAACGGAAACCTTCTACGGGATTGAAACTATAGAACGTATTCACAGGGCCGATTTCAACCGGGCCCGCCTGTTTGTAACCGGAAAGTACCAGCGCGGCGATGTCCATGAATGTACGGAATGAAGGAATCTTTTGTAAGGTATCAATGTTATGATAGATATTCAATTCGTTTTGCGCCAGGGCAAGTGGGCGCTGTGTTTCAAATAAAGTCTTTGTTGCTTTCTTGTTTTCAACATTATAGGCGATTACCGTTGACGGACCATCATAGATACTGTCAGGTTGTTGTATGCCTACTTTATAATTGTTGTAATCCACTGTCCGGCTGCCGCGGATTCCCATACCCTTCTCCGTTAACGAAAAATCGATACCCAGTGTACTCGTTTTTAAGTAGAAGCGGCTTTTGCTATCTTTCTCAAATTTAAGTTGTATCTGAAGATCACGCACGAAATTTAAGTTGATATCATCAGCAACCGTCATGTTGGCGCCCTGAACAGCATAATTGCCATCCAATGTCACATAGAGTTGGCCTTTGAACAACATATCTGCTTTGTTGCGTGGAAAAAAGCTTAATTCGACTACCCAGGGTTGTACAGTCTTTATGGTATCCGTAATGAAAAACTTATAAAAAGTGGGGGCTGAATTGGCAATTGGACTCAAAAACTGATTAGTAACTAAGGAGATGTTGTTATCATAAATATCGACTTGTTCATAAAGTTTATTGAAGTAAGCTGACAAACCATCGTTATCAATAAATTTAGGATCAAATTGTGCGCGCTGATCCCCTAGAATATACTGTTTAGTTTTGCTTGGATCTTTACGATAATAGACCTTTGAGATCTTTTCCTCGATGAAAGCTGGCAAGACATATTTGTTGGCCGTTTTAGCCGAATCGTCTGTTTCAAAGAGAAATTGATAGTTTTTGAAGATCTTTTTATTGACAAATTTTTCCGAAAGATTACTTAATCCTAAGGACATTTTTTCATACTGGTCATATTGCGCATATTGCTGCCCTGCAAGTCTATTTTTTTCCTTATTCTCAATGACTTTTCGGATCAGTGCAACGGCAGGATTATCTTTGTTGCTATATTTTTTCTTTTTGGCCTTGACAACAACTTCTTCCAGCATATTGTCCTGCTGATCCATTAAAATCTCTTTTGTTTGCGTTGCATCATTCGTTACAAAAGCGTCTTTGCTATCGTACCCAATATAGCTTGCTCTAATTTTTACATAAGATATTGGAAAGACAAGTTTAAATTCACCATTGGCGTTGGTCGATGTCGTGGTTCCGGCAGAAGCTGGAGCACCTACTACAGCGACGGTCGCGTAAGGTATAGGACTCTTGGTCTTTGCATCTTTAACGATACCGGTAACAGTTTTATTTTGGGCAAGGGCCAAAGATACCGTTAGCACGAGTGTTATCGAAAAAAAGAGTTTAGTTATGAAGGTCTTTGCGTCTATGTTAGCTCTCATTATATTGCTATAATCTTGAAAATTCAAAATTGTTTTCTTGTTCCAACTTTATTTTTGACTTTATAGGTATTAAAATCAAAAAATCAGTGAACAAAGGAAATAAAAAATTAAGAATAATTAAAATTTTATTGTAATATAATAGCAGTAACTAGTTGCGTACTTTTTTGGTGTAAAATATTGTTTACTAGTCGTTTATATAAAATTATTGATTTAAGGCACTAATTTTAATACTGGATTTTGACTTGGCGATGATTTTCTGCCGTCTTATTTATTGACTTTTGTAACGATATAGTCAGTCCTGTTAAAAATCAGGGTCAATTTCGAAGGTCATTTCCTGCTTTGAACTGGGGTGAATAAAAGTAATAGAAGCGGCGTGCAAATGTAGTCTATTGGCTTTTCTGCCATACAGATCGTCTCCGACGATAGGCGTGTTTAATCCCTTTGGGTGCACAGCATGCATGCGAAGTTGGTGGGTTCGGCCTGTCAGCGGATAGAATCTAACTCTTGTCTTATTATTTTCGACGGCCATTTTTTCCCATTTTGTCTGTGCCGGTTTGCCGTAGGTATAGCAGACCATTTGTCGGGGCCTATCTGCTAAGTCAACGCGCAGTGGTAGATCGATTAAGCCCGAATTCGCTTCAATAGTGCCATCGAGCAGAGCGATATATGTTTTCTTGATGGTGTGCTGTATAAATTGATCTTGAATGAATTTATGGGAAGCTTTGTTTTTGGCAACTATCAGCAAGCCGGATGTGGACATATCCAAGCGGTGGATAATAATCGGACCTGCTTCAGGATAGCGTTGGAGAACGCGATTGTAGACTGAATCCTTAACATATATGCCAGGTACAGACAGAAATTCAGCTGGTTTATTGATAATGATGATATCTTCATCTTCGTAAATTTGAGGAAGTTCTATCGCCAAGGTAGTTTCCTGCTGCATGGGATTAGGGTCTACGACCATGCCTTCGAGCATATATCCTAAAATTGGTTCACATTTTTTGCGGCAGGCAGGGTAGTAGTTTTTGTGTCTGCGTATTTCGGAGGCAGGGGAACAGCCCCACCAAAATTCGGCTAATGCGACCGGTGTCATCTTGTTTTCATAGGCATATTGCAAAAGCTTAGGTGCGGCACATTCCCCTGACCCAGCTGGGGGCGTTGTGTTGTCAAATTCTTGGAACACATCCACGACATTTTTGCGTTGCCCTTTTGCATTAAGAAAATTGTATTGTTCAAAAAGTTGTTTTTGGAGGTTGCCCGAGCGTATTTTTCGCTCTTCTTTAAGGGAGACAATTGTCGATAGCAGTTCTTGCAGGTGATCGCTCTCTTGTTTCATGGCGATATGCATTTCATACTGAAAGCGCTGAAGCTGTTGTTTGTCTTTTAAACTCTGGCGCTGCATATCTTCCATGAGTAATGCATAATCTGCATCCGATAAACTAGGTTTTAATAGGGTGCGTGTTTCTTTTCGGTTCTTCTTTTGCACTCTTAATTTCGATTTAAGCGCATTAAGTGACTTCCCCCATTCACTTTTTAACAGGTCAAGTTTACGCTTGGCATCTTCCAGCTCGGCACTTGTTTCGAGGTTTTCAATTTTTCGGTTCAGTGCATTGAGATGTACTTCTTCGTTTAGAAAAAAGCTGTTATCTTCTAGCATATCGAAAATTGGTGGTACAAAATGCTGGTTTTTATTGCTTCCAGCCAACTTACCGGAAACAGCGGCGAGATATCCAAGTTGTTCATCTTGGGCTTTAAC encodes the following:
- a CDS encoding cytochrome c biogenesis protein CcdA, whose translation is MKVNFKLFILLLFLIVPLGMFAQSDTTNSMEGIEFTDGSISPDSLSFEESPDTASVQADANKPTTMEDAAAAKPAAEGKKSLWSIFIAGLVGGFAALLMPCIFPMLPLTVSYFTKQSGSRANGISKALLYGLFIIVIYVALGMLITISFGSDALNALSTDGIFNFIFFVLLVGFAASFFGAFEITLPSSFVNKMDAKSDKGGLVGLFFMAFSLSLVSFSCTGPIIGTLLVEAASKGERLGPAIGMLGFSIALAIPFGLFAMFPSMLKSLPKSGGWLNSVKVVLGFLELALALKFLSNVDLAYHWNWLDREVFLSLWIAIFALMGLYLIGKIKFSHDSDLKFLSVPRTILAIVVFSFVVYMVPGLWGAPLKSISAFLPPSATQDFDLSSGVSTTAAHSDGKIKKYAEIFHERGTPKGFDPYYDYEQALATAKELNKPVLIDFTGWNCVNCRKMEANVWTDKAVAKLLKEEFVMAELFVDDKTALATNEQFVSKYSGKKINTIGKKNSDFQAATFDSNSQPLYVIVDPTGKKLVPQSGANYDVEEYKAFLQGGLDAFKQKN
- a CDS encoding DUF5686 family protein produces the protein MRANIDAKTFITKLFFSITLVLTVSLALAQNKTVTGIVKDAKTKSPIPYATVAVVGAPASAGTTTSTNANGEFKLVFPISYVKIRASYIGYDSKDAFVTNDATQTKEILMDQQDNMLEEVVVKAKKKKYSNKDNPAVALIRKVIENKEKNRLAGQQYAQYDQYEKMSLGLSNLSEKFVNKKIFKNYQFLFETDDSAKTANKYVLPAFIEEKISKVYYRKDPSKTKQYILGDQRAQFDPKFIDNDGLSAYFNKLYEQVDIYDNNISLVTNQFLSPIANSAPTFYKFFITDTIKTVQPWVVELSFFPRNKADMLFKGQLYVTLDGNYAVQGANMTVADDINLNFVRDLQIQLKFEKDSKSRFYLKTSTLGIDFSLTEKGMGIRGSRTVDYNNYKVGIQQPDSIYDGPSTVIAYNVENKKATKTLFETQRPLALAQNELNIYHNIDTLQKIPSFRTFMDIAALVLSGYKQAGPVEIGPVNTFYSFNPVEGFRLRIGGRTTESLSKRFYAETYAAYGFKDQKWKYFFSGTYAFNNKSVYSFPMHYIRASYKKDTKIPGQKLEFIQEDNFLLSFKRGDNDRYIYETNYGLEYKKEFLNHVAVGAAFNINRQTPAGSLTYQMIDANNESRLFNELNSTELSVNFRYAPHEEFYQGKIYRTPIFNQYPIFTFNYTAGIKGLAKGEYNYHNFNVSAFKRFYFSQFGFADVTAEGNYIAGKEIPFPFLTIHRANQTYAYQLNSYNLMNFLEFVSDHNASLNVQYYMNGFLLNKIPLIKRLKLREVFSFKGVYGGLRKENNPDDPNYGSKVFTWQHNSDGVQSSYTFGSQPYMEASIGLSNIFKILRVDYVKRLNYLDHVDAPAWGIRARVRFDF
- a CDS encoding pseudouridine synthase, with translation MEKNTYFHTFKQDISTIELPARFTFPFCYEPHPLAEMAAQELQHYIEKQNEWTHNFGLDSTGEGLPIGKMFGVLVVKAQDEQLGYLAAVSGKLAGSNKNQHFVPPIFDMLEDNSFFLNEEVHLNALNRKIENLETSAELEDAKRKLDLLKSEWGKSLNALKSKLRVQKKNRKETRTLLKPSLSDADYALLMEDMQRQSLKDKQQLQRFQYEMHIAMKQESDHLQELLSTIVSLKEERKIRSGNLQKQLFEQYNFLNAKGQRKNVVDVFQEFDNTTPPAGSGECAAPKLLQYAYENKMTPVALAEFWWGCSPASEIRRHKNYYPACRKKCEPILGYMLEGMVVDPNPMQQETTLAIELPQIYEDEDIIIINKPAEFLSVPGIYVKDSVYNRVLQRYPEAGPIIIHRLDMSTSGLLIVAKNKASHKFIQDQFIQHTIKKTYIALLDGTIEANSGLIDLPLRVDLADRPRQMVCYTYGKPAQTKWEKMAVENNKTRVRFYPLTGRTHQLRMHAVHPKGLNTPIVGDDLYGRKANRLHLHAASITFIHPSSKQEMTFEIDPDF